In Caldicellulosiruptor obsidiansis OB47, a single window of DNA contains:
- a CDS encoding glycosyl hydrolase, translating to MRKGLKIASLIVSLVFLLGLLPTGIFGAVETSVQSYVFDFEDGTTMTFGEAWGDSLKCIKKVSVSTDLQRPGNKYALRLDVEFNENNGWDQGDLGAWIGGVAEGQFDFTNYKSVEFEMFVPYDEFAKAKGGFAYKVVLNDGWKELGSEFSITVNAGKKVKINGKDYMVIHKAFAIPDDFRTKKRAQLVFQFAGQNCNYKGPIYLDNIRVRPEDASNLSKEDYGSSEEEEIKEDFFTGVTLVYPVEGKNFVYNFEKDTMGFYKYSGDGFAKKTKSMEFSQDLKTSTNAGSLKLNANFQGTAFEEMNIAVKLTDKEGKLFDLGKYSALEYTIYIPNPDKVAGKIMSASAVDSPWKIIKDFTALNFKDKTTWKEINGKTYAVIKCKDNLYNVKEKAGVLVLRIAGSYVKYTGPIYIDNVALIAGKKVTPKVERISLPNPKTYYKVKIEAESASDGWAYSVEKENAKFSGKGYVLLFGNNMGNTLYNIKVPKTGHYIFTLAISTLGLVKDGSIDIWIDGDLKGGARVPNIKGKFQEVVVRKKIYLTEGEHTISLQKSGGYTIAVDYFVIEELVAANKSKLSVSSKLVTPNPHPNAQRLMNYLASIYGEKILSGQQSSGEGKEVQMIFDVTKRYPAVRSFDFMDYSPSRMQRGTKGTDVDEAIKWWKSGGIVAFCWHWNAPTGLIDQPGKEWWRGFYTEATTFDLKKAMDNPNSEEYKLILRDIDAIAQQLKKLQAEGVPVLFRPLHEASGGWFWWGAKGPEPYIKLWKLMFDRLVNYHKINNLIWVWNGQDAAWYPGDQYVDIIAEDIYEEKAQYSPYTERFVKALKYTNANKMIALSECGTIPDPAVLKQEGVSWLWFSVWAGGYVMTGSKYNDEWNDNHMLRKIYNSDYVITKDELPDIKSIPLK from the coding sequence ATGAGAAAAGGCTTAAAGATTGCATCTTTAATAGTGAGTCTTGTATTTTTACTTGGGCTTTTGCCGACAGGAATTTTTGGTGCTGTTGAGACATCTGTTCAAAGCTATGTTTTCGACTTTGAAGATGGCACCACAATGACTTTCGGTGAGGCTTGGGGAGACTCATTAAAATGTATCAAAAAGGTGTCAGTTTCTACTGATTTGCAGCGACCTGGTAACAAGTATGCGCTCAGGCTTGATGTTGAGTTCAACGAGAACAATGGATGGGACCAGGGTGACCTTGGTGCATGGATAGGTGGTGTTGCCGAAGGGCAGTTTGACTTTACAAACTATAAATCTGTTGAGTTTGAAATGTTTGTTCCATACGACGAGTTTGCAAAAGCAAAAGGTGGCTTTGCTTACAAGGTTGTATTGAATGACGGATGGAAAGAACTTGGAAGTGAGTTTAGCATTACAGTAAATGCTGGCAAAAAGGTGAAGATAAACGGCAAGGACTATATGGTCATTCACAAGGCGTTTGCAATTCCAGATGATTTTAGAACCAAAAAGCGTGCACAGCTTGTGTTCCAGTTTGCAGGTCAAAACTGCAACTACAAAGGACCTATCTACCTTGACAATATAAGAGTAAGACCTGAGGATGCGTCAAACCTCTCAAAAGAAGACTATGGAAGTAGCGAAGAAGAGGAAATTAAGGAAGACTTTTTCACAGGGGTTACACTTGTGTATCCAGTGGAAGGCAAAAACTTTGTGTACAACTTTGAAAAAGACACAATGGGATTTTATAAATACTCAGGTGATGGATTTGCAAAGAAAACAAAATCAATGGAATTTTCGCAAGACTTGAAGACATCAACAAATGCAGGCAGTCTCAAACTCAATGCTAATTTCCAGGGCACTGCGTTTGAAGAAATGAACATTGCTGTAAAGCTCACAGACAAAGAAGGAAAACTTTTTGACCTTGGCAAATACTCAGCACTTGAATATACAATCTACATTCCAAATCCAGACAAAGTTGCTGGAAAAATCATGTCAGCAAGTGCTGTGGACAGTCCATGGAAGATAATCAAAGACTTTACAGCTCTCAATTTCAAAGATAAGACAACATGGAAAGAGATAAACGGAAAGACTTATGCGGTCATAAAGTGCAAGGATAATCTTTACAATGTGAAAGAAAAAGCAGGTGTATTGGTTTTGAGGATTGCAGGGTCTTATGTAAAGTATACAGGACCCATCTACATTGATAATGTAGCATTAATTGCTGGAAAGAAGGTTACACCAAAGGTGGAGAGAATATCACTTCCAAATCCAAAGACATACTATAAGGTTAAGATTGAAGCTGAGAGTGCAAGTGATGGCTGGGCGTACAGCGTTGAGAAAGAAAATGCAAAGTTTTCTGGGAAAGGCTATGTACTTTTGTTTGGGAACAACATGGGCAATACCCTTTATAACATCAAGGTTCCAAAGACAGGACATTACATCTTCACTCTTGCGATCTCAACCCTTGGGCTTGTAAAGGATGGTAGCATTGATATCTGGATAGATGGTGATTTGAAAGGTGGAGCAAGGGTTCCAAACATAAAGGGTAAGTTCCAGGAAGTTGTTGTCAGAAAGAAGATTTATTTAACAGAAGGCGAGCACACAATATCACTGCAAAAATCTGGCGGATACACAATTGCGGTTGACTATTTTGTGATAGAAGAGCTTGTTGCGGCAAATAAATCAAAGCTTTCAGTTTCTTCAAAGTTAGTGACGCCAAATCCACACCCCAATGCCCAAAGGCTCATGAATTATTTGGCAAGCATTTACGGTGAAAAGATTTTATCTGGTCAGCAGAGCAGTGGTGAAGGTAAAGAAGTACAGATGATCTTTGATGTAACAAAAAGATACCCAGCTGTTAGAAGCTTTGATTTCATGGACTACTCACCAAGCAGAATGCAGCGCGGCACAAAAGGTACAGATGTTGATGAGGCAATAAAGTGGTGGAAGAGCGGCGGCATAGTTGCATTTTGCTGGCACTGGAACGCACCAACAGGTCTTATTGACCAGCCGGGCAAAGAGTGGTGGAGAGGTTTTTACACAGAGGCTACAACGTTTGACCTCAAGAAAGCCATGGACAATCCAAATTCTGAGGAGTATAAGCTCATTTTGAGAGATATAGACGCAATTGCACAGCAGCTCAAAAAACTTCAGGCTGAAGGCGTGCCAGTTCTTTTTAGACCGCTTCACGAAGCGTCTGGTGGCTGGTTCTGGTGGGGAGCTAAAGGACCAGAGCCTTATATAAAGCTTTGGAAGCTCATGTTTGACAGGCTTGTAAACTATCACAAGATCAACAACCTAATATGGGTATGGAACGGTCAGGATGCGGCTTGGTATCCGGGAGATCAGTATGTTGATATAATTGCAGAAGATATATATGAGGAAAAAGCTCAGTACTCACCATATACAGAGAGGTTTGTGAAAGCTCTCAAGTACACAAATGCAAACAAGATGATAGCACTTTCTGAGTGCGGAACTATTCCTGACCCGGCTGTGCTAAAACAAGAAGGTGTTTCGTGGCTGTGGTTTTCTGTATGGGCAGGAGGCTATGTCATGACAGGCAGCAAATACAATGATGAATGGAACGACAATCACATGCTGCGAAAGATTTACAACAGCGACTATGTAATAACAAAAGATGAGCTACCTGATATAAAGAGCATTCCACTCAAATAG
- a CDS encoding MoaD/ThiS family protein has protein sequence MKVIFVGKNKELEVKGPKTVVNLAKELNITLEANVFIRNGEIVAPDDILNDEDTIEVISAVSGG, from the coding sequence GTGAAGGTAATATTTGTGGGTAAAAATAAAGAACTTGAAGTAAAAGGACCAAAGACTGTTGTAAATCTTGCTAAAGAGCTAAATATAACTTTAGAGGCAAACGTGTTTATCAGGAATGGCGAGATAGTTGCACCTGATGATATTTTAAATGATGAAGACACAATTGAGGTTATCTCAGCTGTTTCAGGTGGTTAG
- the queC gene encoding 7-cyano-7-deazaguanine synthase QueC — MRAVVVLSGGMDSTTLLYDVKNQGYEVFAISFLYGQKHSKELEFAKKTCSLLLVPHKIVDISFFAELAPSALTMPDWNVPEGYYTDSTMKQTVVPNRNMVLLSISAAYAISLGAKKLFYGAHAGDHPIYPDCRKEFVEAMKKALYLADYIGLELEAPYVDMKKEDILKRGLELGVDYSLTWSCYKGGQKACGRCGTCTERIEAFKKAGVKDPIEYEIEIDW; from the coding sequence ATGAGAGCAGTTGTGGTTTTATCTGGAGGAATGGATTCAACAACTCTTCTTTATGATGTTAAAAATCAGGGCTATGAAGTTTTTGCAATAAGTTTTTTGTACGGGCAAAAACATTCAAAAGAGCTTGAGTTTGCAAAAAAGACATGTAGTCTTTTATTAGTTCCTCACAAGATTGTAGATATATCATTTTTTGCAGAACTTGCTCCGTCTGCACTAACCATGCCTGACTGGAATGTACCAGAAGGATATTATACCGACAGCACAATGAAACAGACAGTTGTGCCAAACAGGAACATGGTTTTACTTTCTATCTCTGCGGCGTATGCTATATCACTTGGTGCAAAAAAGCTTTTTTATGGTGCGCATGCAGGTGACCATCCCATATACCCTGATTGCAGAAAAGAGTTTGTTGAAGCAATGAAAAAGGCATTATATCTTGCTGACTATATAGGTCTTGAACTTGAAGCACCTTATGTTGATATGAAAAAAGAAGACATACTTAAAAGAGGGCTTGAACTTGGAGTAGATTATAGCCTGACATGGTCATGCTACAAGGGTGGGCAAAAAGCCTGTGGCAGGTGTGGAACTTGTACAGAACGGATTGAAGCTTTCAAAAAAGCGGGGGTGAAAGACCCAATTGAATACGAAATTGAGATTGATTGGTAG
- a CDS encoding RraA family protein, whose translation MFSQSENQELIEMFSQLRVADVRDGLDAILLHHYCSLPSTIRPLFRTKAVGIAKTVRYIPYRGEIPKLSPEEYSEWCGYYYQKICPYPWMSEIQKGDFIVIDQSEIDAGLMGSNNSLEGYAKGAVGYLTNGGPRDTDELIIQKIPFWSKFVSQKTVIGRLQFDAMNVPVNIEGVLIKPGDIIVADGDGVVVVPRERAAEVYEFAKKELDADKASRRKLYDMLEWEYDDTVK comes from the coding sequence ATGTTTAGCCAAAGTGAAAATCAAGAGTTAATTGAGATGTTTAGTCAACTAAGAGTTGCTGATGTCAGAGATGGGTTGGATGCAATATTGTTGCATCACTACTGTAGTCTTCCATCCACAATTAGACCTCTCTTTAGAACTAAGGCAGTTGGAATTGCAAAGACTGTAAGATATATTCCTTATAGAGGTGAAATTCCCAAGTTGAGTCCCGAAGAATATTCAGAATGGTGTGGGTATTATTATCAGAAAATTTGTCCATATCCATGGATGAGCGAGATACAAAAAGGTGATTTTATTGTCATTGATCAAAGTGAGATAGATGCTGGTTTAATGGGTTCAAACAATTCATTAGAAGGTTATGCGAAAGGAGCAGTAGGATATTTAACAAATGGTGGGCCACGAGATACCGATGAACTTATTATTCAAAAAATTCCTTTTTGGTCCAAGTTTGTGTCACAAAAAACTGTAATAGGTAGACTCCAATTTGATGCAATGAATGTTCCTGTTAATATTGAAGGAGTTTTAATAAAACCGGGAGATATTATTGTAGCTGATGGGGATGGTGTTGTAGTAGTGCCACGTGAAAGAGCCGCTGAAGTATATGAATTTGCTAAAAAAGAACTAGATGCTGATAAAGCTTCGAGAAGAAAATTATACGATATGCTTGAATGGGAGTATGATGATACTGTAAAATAA
- a CDS encoding zinc ribbon domain-containing protein, with amino-acid sequence MFFIGIFGIEEKAKAIRQIDVTICPFCSRKGNHTLLKVYNYFHFFFIPLFRWNVRYFLQTSCCNRIYIITNQKLAHDLEHGIDTPITLADVELFRKFEPSYGFEDERSDFCPNCQRRVSKTFLYCPYCGNKLE; translated from the coding sequence ATGTTTTTTATAGGTATTTTTGGTATCGAAGAGAAGGCAAAAGCTATACGGCAAATAGATGTGACAATTTGTCCTTTTTGTTCAAGAAAAGGAAACCATACTTTGCTTAAAGTTTATAACTATTTTCATTTTTTCTTTATTCCACTTTTCAGGTGGAATGTTAGGTATTTTTTGCAAACAAGCTGTTGTAACAGGATTTATATAATTACAAACCAAAAACTTGCTCACGACTTAGAACATGGAATTGACACTCCAATTACTCTTGCCGATGTTGAACTTTTCAGAAAATTTGAACCTTCATATGGATTTGAGGATGAAAGGTCTGATTTTTGTCCAAACTGTCAGAGAAGAGTTTCAAAGACTTTTTTGTACTGTCCTTATTGTGGCAACAAGCTTGAATAA
- a CDS encoding RidA family protein — protein sequence MKKCIVSNDAPKPVGPYSHAVQAGNFLFVSGQLAVNPMSGKIEGEDIKAQTQLVFKNIEAILKEAGFSFEDVVKVNVYLATLEDFAKFNEVYSTIFTQNFPARTTVEAKLLPGALIEVDVIAVKE from the coding sequence ATGAAAAAATGTATTGTTTCAAATGATGCTCCAAAGCCAGTAGGTCCATATTCACATGCTGTACAAGCAGGAAATTTCCTTTTTGTCTCAGGACAGCTTGCCGTAAACCCAATGTCTGGAAAAATAGAAGGTGAGGATATAAAAGCTCAAACACAGCTTGTTTTTAAGAATATTGAAGCTATTTTAAAAGAAGCCGGGTTTTCTTTTGAAGATGTTGTCAAAGTGAACGTATATTTGGCCACACTTGAAGATTTTGCAAAGTTCAATGAAGTTTACTCCACAATCTTTACGCAGAATTTTCCTGCAAGAACAACTGTTGAGGCAAAGCTTCTTCCAGGTGCATTGATTGAAGTTGATGTCATCGCAGTAAAGGAGTGA
- a CDS encoding PPC domain-containing DNA-binding protein: protein MKTFRIKECKEKSLFILNLEPGDLLLESIKKFVQENFIKHGCVISGIGTLKKLRYHRVLNTNYVPENEYLTIEGAIELSALQGLIINYEPHLHFVASDLEKTYSGHLEDGCEVLYLSEILLLPLEDIKLKRIPDKRNVTYITLEE, encoded by the coding sequence ATGAAAACTTTTAGAATAAAAGAATGTAAAGAAAAAAGTCTCTTTATTCTTAATCTTGAGCCTGGCGATTTGCTCTTAGAAAGTATTAAAAAATTTGTTCAAGAGAACTTTATAAAGCATGGATGTGTAATAAGTGGGATAGGCACTTTGAAAAAGTTACGATATCATAGAGTTTTAAATACAAATTATGTACCTGAGAATGAATATCTGACGATTGAGGGGGCTATTGAATTAAGTGCCTTGCAAGGTCTGATAATAAATTATGAGCCGCACCTCCATTTTGTAGCTTCTGATTTAGAAAAAACTTATAGTGGACATTTAGAAGATGGATGTGAAGTGCTATACTTAAGTGAAATTTTATTACTTCCTTTAGAGGATATTAAATTGAAGAGGATTCCTGATAAAAGGAATGTTACTTATATTACTTTAGAGGAATAA
- a CDS encoding peptidoglycan DD-metalloendopeptidase family protein: MAKNISKSKSSATATVLDQEKARFVSKNTNDNEFKQSLKEPSKKPEKPLVRADAKKEKKKSKGKKTTDRENNSYLHRFWRAISSKIKPAIIKKSHVFRNKPEGSIFSYKHFRKNHLGSILDEILKIVIGLRFIGNIRNSKEGVLKLKISVTLAFMIFIIFAINKIPTTYQKAYAVLLNGSIVGYVKDKTEAQKLFSSLKKEISSKHGTDEFVFQNSPQLKEIPPGQYKSTSLDSIKNTIIEKGVVLVKRYALFVNSKAYLIFENSEMPKNILNKLKAIYYKGEARSARFLEKVEIKPIYVKPDMKVVTEQQALNKIMFGKDEVVEYTIKEGDTLWDLARKYNISVDDIFASNPGLTEKIMPGQKIKLTQMTPLVNVVLEKEVEFVDTLPKEVKTIKSDKYYTTQTIVKQEGKDGKARIRAKIVYLNGLEYDRQVISQEILDKPVERIVVVGTKKPPRYFATGRFSYPTWGVLTSRFGYRGREFHEGIDIAVPWGSNVYAADGGIVEFVGWLGGYGKLIIINHQNGYKTYYGHLSRFLVSPGQKVAKGQLIAKSGSTGRSTGPHLHFEVRKNGIPQNPLRYLN, from the coding sequence GTGGCAAAGAACATTTCAAAATCTAAGTCATCTGCCACAGCCACCGTTTTGGACCAAGAGAAAGCAAGGTTTGTTTCAAAAAATACAAATGATAATGAATTCAAACAAAGTTTAAAAGAACCCTCAAAAAAACCTGAAAAACCTCTTGTGCGGGCAGATGCAAAAAAAGAAAAGAAAAAATCAAAAGGTAAAAAAACAACTGATAGAGAGAATAATAGTTATTTACATAGATTTTGGAGAGCTATATCTTCCAAGATAAAACCAGCGATAATTAAGAAAAGTCACGTTTTTAGAAATAAACCAGAAGGCTCTATTTTTTCTTACAAACATTTCAGAAAAAACCATCTAGGAAGTATATTAGATGAGATATTAAAGATAGTTATTGGGCTGAGGTTCATTGGCAATATAAGAAATTCGAAGGAAGGTGTGCTGAAACTAAAAATATCTGTTACTTTGGCATTTATGATTTTTATCATTTTTGCTATAAATAAAATTCCAACTACATACCAAAAAGCTTATGCGGTTTTACTAAATGGAAGCATTGTAGGATATGTAAAGGACAAAACAGAGGCTCAAAAACTTTTCAGCAGCCTGAAAAAAGAAATTTCAAGCAAGCATGGGACAGATGAGTTTGTTTTTCAAAACAGCCCTCAGCTAAAAGAGATTCCGCCCGGTCAGTACAAAAGTACAAGTTTGGATAGTATCAAAAACACCATAATAGAAAAAGGTGTTGTGCTTGTAAAAAGGTATGCACTTTTTGTAAATTCCAAGGCTTATTTGATATTTGAAAATTCTGAGATGCCTAAAAATATCTTAAACAAGTTAAAAGCTATTTACTACAAGGGTGAAGCAAGGTCTGCCAGGTTCCTGGAGAAGGTTGAGATAAAACCAATTTATGTAAAGCCAGACATGAAGGTTGTGACAGAACAGCAGGCACTCAATAAAATAATGTTTGGAAAAGATGAGGTAGTTGAGTATACTATCAAAGAAGGTGATACTCTCTGGGATTTGGCAAGAAAATACAATATTTCTGTGGATGATATATTTGCATCAAACCCGGGACTTACAGAAAAGATAATGCCAGGGCAGAAGATAAAACTTACCCAAATGACTCCTCTTGTAAATGTTGTACTTGAAAAAGAAGTAGAGTTTGTAGATACTCTTCCCAAAGAAGTTAAAACTATAAAATCAGATAAATACTATACAACACAAACTATAGTAAAACAAGAAGGGAAAGATGGCAAAGCAAGGATAAGAGCAAAGATAGTTTATTTAAACGGTCTTGAATATGATAGACAGGTAATTTCTCAGGAGATATTAGATAAGCCTGTGGAGAGAATTGTAGTTGTTGGCACTAAAAAACCGCCGAGATATTTTGCAACAGGAAGATTTTCATACCCGACGTGGGGAGTTTTGACATCGCGATTTGGATACAGGGGAAGAGAGTTTCATGAAGGAATAGATATAGCAGTGCCATGGGGTTCGAATGTTTATGCTGCAGATGGTGGTATTGTTGAGTTTGTAGGGTGGCTTGGTGGCTATGGTAAGCTCATTATTATAAATCACCAAAACGGCTACAAAACTTACTATGGTCATCTTAGCAGGTTTTTGGTAAGCCCAGGGCAGAAGGTTGCGAAAGGACAGCTTATTGCAAAAAGTGGTTCAACTGGTAGAAGTACAGGTCCTCATCTTCATTTTGAAGTTAGAAAAAACGGAATTCCACAAAATCCTCTGAGGTATCTCAACTGA
- a CDS encoding TIGR00269 family protein yields MKCVRCKGKGIIYLKRHNAAFCQDCFLYYYKNQVKKNIKRHKMFDKKDKILVVISGGKDSMALWHILASEEYNVTGMYINLGIGEYSDKSQQVVESFAQKNNLEVIIKDIKKEYGLDIYKLSKLLKRSTCSVCGSIKRYLFNKVAYDGGFSAVATGHNLDDEAATLLGNVLSWEEGYLARQSPVLDSTHPKLVKKVKPLYTLTERENLFYVLINKIEFLHDECPHAVGARSIMYKEVLNRLEEESPGTKQRFITSFLEKGRKHFQDVYEKVELKECSICGQVTTTDVCSFCRFVRLSNQNTEH; encoded by the coding sequence TTGAAGTGTGTCAGATGTAAAGGAAAAGGCATAATTTATCTCAAGCGACACAACGCAGCTTTTTGTCAGGATTGTTTTTTATATTACTACAAAAATCAGGTAAAGAAAAATATAAAAAGGCACAAGATGTTTGACAAAAAGGATAAGATTTTGGTGGTCATCTCCGGTGGAAAGGACAGCATGGCTCTGTGGCACATATTGGCAAGCGAAGAGTACAATGTCACAGGGATGTATATAAACCTTGGAATAGGTGAGTATTCGGATAAATCACAGCAGGTTGTGGAAAGCTTTGCGCAAAAAAATAATCTTGAAGTTATTATAAAAGACATTAAAAAAGAATATGGGCTTGACATTTACAAGCTTTCAAAGCTTTTGAAAAGAAGCACGTGTTCAGTTTGCGGTTCAATAAAAAGGTACCTTTTTAACAAAGTGGCGTACGATGGCGGGTTTTCAGCTGTTGCAACAGGTCACAATCTTGACGATGAAGCTGCAACGCTTTTGGGAAATGTTCTTTCGTGGGAAGAAGGATATCTGGCAAGACAGTCACCTGTGCTTGATTCTACTCATCCAAAGCTTGTAAAAAAAGTAAAACCGCTCTATACTCTCACAGAGCGTGAAAACCTTTTTTATGTTCTTATAAACAAGATAGAATTTTTGCATGATGAATGTCCTCATGCTGTTGGTGCAAGGTCAATTATGTACAAAGAGGTTTTAAACAGGCTTGAAGAGGAAAGTCCGGGAACAAAGCAACGTTTTATAACAAGCTTTCTTGAAAAAGGAAGGAAACATTTTCAGGATGTCTATGAAAAGGTTGAACTAAAAGAGTGCAGCATCTGCGGTCAGGTTACAACAACAGATGTCTGTTCATTTTGCAGGTTTGTAAGACTGTCAAACCAGAATACAGAACACTAA
- a CDS encoding helix-turn-helix domain-containing protein has product MNKFFQKDIYLRIVLSYLAIFALIFLIGLYTYFITYKISVKNLNRYTTSLLNHLPLRVYDEIVKPLDLIQQSINRNPFYLSLFLNSDPLTNKNEIIFEIRDFCNTLKLYYTNPFITEIGVYIPKDNIIISPAFFESAELFFRYFVTPISINQREWLKLLSSSNYNYFSPPITFNLNKYIGNNRKDCIVYLHSLDNWQFDGANAKLFILIDKDKLAEYLKDISLYKESNIFILNPKGEILVSYAPNSELFLTVSKLNFKEDNINVISEINYKKKNWKCFYTIDQNAWKYIVFIPSSSFFSSLSYFRVYFILFFLISTLVGVPLIIILSQKSYHPVDEIKKILFKKINIHTNSKTCPENCSHSFNKKESIMLKEIAQILLREEEKLKQQLTSMLPIVQNSFIENLLKGNILLLNKEEYEKYQINFISDTFCVILIEICNINKISEELSLKHDLLRVIVFNVFDEVLSTDNSKCFNVILSANILAIVLNIGSNNLNITDIIKNLEHAKSFLEQNFCLYITVGLSSIKTGIESISDCYYEAETALNYKFISGNLKVNAFENLPNQYYRRKNVYVPPEIENKIYNAIFEGNKFLVENLLELIYERNIKKSEITTIEAKVLCIQLVVIFENACRLINYTPSEDLINYLEKTVISHINNETIQDFFYKIKQMFAQLAQYVEKNNLSLNRRVSIEKIIEYINKNYSDPNLSLVSIADEFKVTPQYLSLFFKEMTGQKLSDYIINLRIEKAKYLLINSTLSISEISQHVGYNYPTNFINAFKKRVGISPAKFRIISNENQKI; this is encoded by the coding sequence ATGAATAAATTCTTCCAGAAAGATATTTATTTAAGAATTGTATTATCGTACTTAGCGATTTTCGCTCTTATTTTCCTTATAGGATTGTATACATACTTTATTACTTACAAAATTTCTGTAAAAAATTTGAACCGTTATACAACATCATTATTAAATCATCTCCCTCTCAGAGTTTATGATGAAATCGTAAAACCACTTGATTTGATTCAACAATCAATTAATAGAAATCCTTTTTATCTCTCATTATTCTTAAACTCCGATCCCTTGACAAACAAAAATGAAATAATATTTGAAATTCGAGATTTTTGTAATACGCTCAAATTATATTATACAAATCCGTTTATAACCGAAATAGGTGTTTATATACCAAAAGATAACATCATCATTTCTCCTGCTTTTTTTGAGTCTGCTGAATTGTTTTTTAGATATTTTGTTACTCCGATTAGTATCAATCAAAGAGAATGGCTTAAATTACTTTCTAGCTCTAATTATAATTATTTTTCTCCTCCAATTACATTTAATCTTAATAAGTATATTGGAAATAATAGGAAGGATTGCATAGTGTATCTTCATTCCCTAGATAACTGGCAATTTGATGGCGCTAATGCCAAACTTTTTATCTTGATAGATAAAGATAAATTAGCAGAATATCTTAAAGATATTTCTCTGTATAAAGAAAGTAACATTTTTATATTAAACCCTAAAGGAGAAATATTAGTAAGCTATGCTCCCAATTCAGAACTTTTTCTAACTGTTTCTAAATTAAACTTTAAAGAAGACAATATTAACGTAATTTCAGAAATTAATTATAAGAAAAAAAACTGGAAATGCTTTTACACAATCGATCAAAATGCGTGGAAGTATATAGTTTTTATACCTTCTTCTAGCTTTTTTAGTTCATTATCCTACTTTAGGGTTTATTTTATTCTTTTCTTCTTAATCTCCACTTTAGTTGGTGTACCGCTCATAATTATATTGAGCCAAAAAAGCTATCATCCAGTTGACGAAATAAAAAAAATACTTTTTAAGAAAATCAACATCCATACAAATTCAAAAACATGTCCAGAAAATTGCAGCCACAGTTTTAACAAAAAGGAATCTATTATGCTAAAAGAAATAGCACAAATATTACTGAGAGAAGAAGAAAAGCTTAAACAACAATTAACAAGCATGTTACCAATAGTTCAAAATTCTTTTATAGAAAATCTTTTAAAAGGTAATATTTTATTATTGAATAAAGAAGAATATGAAAAATATCAAATTAATTTTATTTCAGATACCTTCTGTGTGATATTAATAGAGATATGTAATATCAATAAAATATCAGAAGAATTGTCACTAAAACATGATCTCTTAAGAGTTATAGTATTTAATGTTTTTGATGAAGTTTTGTCAACTGATAATAGTAAATGTTTTAACGTTATTCTTTCAGCCAATATATTAGCTATAGTTTTGAATATAGGAAGTAACAATCTAAATATAACAGATATTATAAAAAATTTAGAACATGCAAAATCTTTCTTAGAACAAAACTTTTGTCTCTACATAACTGTAGGATTGAGTTCAATAAAAACAGGAATAGAATCTATCTCGGATTGTTATTATGAAGCAGAAACTGCTCTAAATTACAAATTTATCTCTGGTAATCTAAAAGTTAATGCCTTTGAAAATCTTCCTAACCAATATTATCGAAGAAAAAACGTATACGTCCCCCCAGAGATTGAAAATAAGATCTATAATGCAATATTTGAAGGAAATAAGTTCCTGGTTGAAAATCTTCTTGAATTAATATATGAGAGGAATATCAAAAAAAGTGAAATTACAACAATAGAAGCGAAAGTTTTGTGCATACAACTGGTTGTTATTTTCGAAAATGCATGTAGATTAATTAATTATACACCATCCGAAGATTTAATAAACTATTTGGAAAAAACAGTAATTTCGCATATTAATAATGAAACAATTCAAGACTTCTTTTATAAAATAAAACAAATGTTTGCTCAATTAGCTCAATATGTTGAAAAAAATAATCTTTCCTTAAACAGAAGAGTTTCAATTGAAAAAATAATAGAGTATATAAATAAAAATTACTCAGACCCCAATCTTTCATTAGTTTCCATAGCAGATGAGTTTAAAGTAACACCACAATATCTTTCTCTATTTTTTAAAGAAATGACCGGTCAAAAGCTAAGTGATTATATAATCAATTTAAGAATTGAAAAGGCTAAGTATTTACTTATAAATTCTACTCTCTCAATAAGCGAAATATCCCAACACGTTGGATATAATTATCCTACTAACTTTATTAACGCATTTAAAAAACGTGTTGGAATTTCGCCTGCTAAATTTAGAATTATTTCAAATGAAAATCAAAAAATCTAA